One genomic segment of Erythrolamprus reginae isolate rEryReg1 chromosome 2, rEryReg1.hap1, whole genome shotgun sequence includes these proteins:
- the FEM1C gene encoding protein fem-1 homolog C: MDLKTAVFNAARDGKLRLLTKLLANKTKDDVALLMSEKTNGATPLLMAARYGHLDMVEHLLEHCSASIEIGGSVNFDGETIEGAPPLWAASAAGHLKVVQSLLNHGASVNNTTLTNSTPLRAACFDGHLEIVKYLVEHKADLEVSNRHGHTCLMISCYKGHKEIAQYLLEKGADVNRKSVKGNTALHDCAESGSLEIMKMLLKYCAKMEKDGYGMTPLLSASVTGHTNIVDFLTQHVETSKTECINALELLGATFVDKKRDLLGALKYWKRAMDMRYSDRTNVLNKPIPQTLIMAYDYAKEVNNAEELENLIADPDEMRMQALLIRERILGPSHPDTSYYIRYRGAVYADSGNFKRCINLWKYALDMQQSNLDPLSPMTASSLLSFAELFSFMLQDRAKGLLGTTVTFDDLMGILCKSVLEIERAIKQTQCPPDQIQLNKALSIILHLICLLEKVPCSIEQDHFKKQTIYRFLKLHPRGKNNFSPLHLAVDKNTTCVGRYPVCKFPSLQVTAILVECGADVNARDSDDNSPLHISALNNHPDIMNLLIKSGAHFDATNLHKQTAIDLLDEKEMAKNLIQPINHTTLQCLAARVIVNHCIHYQGHIPEKLEKFVLLHR, from the exons ATGGATCTTAAGACAGCCGTGTTTAATGCTGCTCGTGATGGCAAGCTGCGACTCCTCACCAAGTTGCTGGCAAATAAAACTAAAGACGATGTGGCTTTGCTGATGTCAGAAAAAACAAAtggtgccacccctctcctaatGGCAGCCAGATATGGGCATCTTGACATGGTAGAACACCTACTGGAACATTGCAGTGCTTCTATAGAAATTGGTGGTTCTGTGAATTTTGATGGTGAAACTATTGAAGGGGCGCCACCGCTATGGGCAGCATCAGCAGCTGGTCATTTGAAAGTGGTTCAGTCTTTATTAAATCATGGAGCATCTGTCAACAATACCACTTTGACAAACTCAACACCTCTCAGAGCTGCCTGCTTTGATGGTCACCTAGAAATTGTAAAGTATCTTGTGGAACACAAAGCAGACTTGGAAGTGTCTAACCGTCATGGACATACATGTCTTATGATATCTTGCTACAAAGGACACAAAGAAATTGCTCAGTATTTACTTGAGAAAGGCGCAGATGTAAATAGAAAAAGTGTTAAAG GAAATACAGCATTGCATGACTGTGCAGAATCCGGTAGCCTGGAAATCATGAAGATGCTTCTGAAGTATTGTGCAAAGATGGAAAAAGATGGTTACGGAATGACTCCCCTTCTCTCTGCAAGTGTTACAGGCCACACAAACATAGTTGACTTTTTGACTCAGCATGTTGAAACAAGCAAAACAGAATGCATCAATGCCCTGGAACTCTTAGGAGCCACATTTGTGGACAAAAAGAGAGATTTGCTTGGTGCCTTGAAGTACTGGAAAAGAGCTATGGATATGAGGTACAGCGATAGGACTAATGTTCTCAACAAACCTATACCTCAGACATTAATTATGGCCTATGATTATGCCAAAGAGGTGAACAATGCTGAAGAGTTAGAGAACCTAATTGCAGATCCCGATGAAATGAGAATGCAGGCATTGCTAATTAGAGAACGTATTCTTGGCCCTTCTCACCCAGATACATCCTACTATATTCGGTACAGGGGTGCTGTCTATGCAGATTCTGGAAACTTCAAACGATGTATCAATCTCTGGAAATACGCTTTGGACATGCAGCAGAGTAATTTGGACCCTCTGAGCCCTATGACTGCCAGCAGTCTTTTATCATTTGCTGAACTCTTTTCATTCATGTTACAGGACAGGGCAAAAGGTCTGCTGGGCACGACAGTTACCTTTGATGATCTTATGGGCATACTGTGCAAAAGTGTCCTTGAAATAGAACGTGCTATCAAACAGACTCAGTGTCCGCCTGACCAAATACAGCTCAACAAAGCGCTTTCCATCATTTTGCATTTAATTTGCTTATTAGAAAAAGTCCCTTGTAGTATTGAACAAGATCATTTTAAGAAACAGACTATATACCGATTTCTGAAGTTGCATCCCAGGGGAAAGAATAACTTTAGCCCGCTCCACTTGGCTGTTGATAAGAACACAACTTGTGTGGGGCGCTACCCAGTTTGCAAATTTCCTTCTTTGCAAGTCACAGCTATATTAGTGGAATGTGGTGCTGATGTAAATGCGAGAGACTCTGATGACAACAGCCCTTTGCACATATCTGCACTGAACAACCATCCTGACATTATGAATCTTCTTATCAAGTCAGGTGCACATTTTGACGCAACAAACTTACACAAACAAACTGCTATTGACTTGCTGGATGAAAAAGAGATGGCAAAGAACTTGATCCAGCCCATCAACCATACTACATTGCAGTGTCTTGCTGCCCGTGTCATTGTGAATCATTGCATACATTACCAAGGGCATATCCCGGAAAAACTTGAGAAATTCGTTTTGCTACATAGATGA